The genomic region CCGTCAGCCTGGAATTTCCAGTGATGCCCAGCGCGGCCATCGGGTCCATGAAAGCCACATTGGCTCCGCCCTTGTCATTCTGATAAACGATGACATTGCAGGGCAGGAGCGAGCCAATCTCCAATTCTTGCTGAAACGCTTCATGCGCGATCCGGGGATTGCAGGCGCCGAGAATCAGGTATGGTCGGAAGCTGACGTCCAGCTTCTTTTTCATCGTCGCGGCAACGTCAATCTCGGTCAGGATCCCGAAGCCGACTTCTTTAAGCAATTCTTCAACCTTCTGGCGCGCCTGCGCCACTGTCATCGAGGTTTCGACCCCGAAAGTATAGCTGGATTGATACATCGACTCATCCTTTCATGTCCACCGTCCCCTCCCATGATTAGATGCTGTACCGGGCGCGATGATTCAGGGATTTGGAGACGGGAGAAAAAGAGCGGGTCGAAAGGACCCGCTCAATAAGACCATATCAGTATCTGAGGTTATGCCCGGCTGAAGGCATCATCGAGGACCTGCTTGAGGTCCTCGTACGCCTCGAGCCCGACCGACACGCGAATCAGGCCGTCGGTGATCCCGACAGCATCGCGGACCTCCTTGGGCACCGAGGCATGTGTCATCATTGCCGGATGCTGGATCAACGATTCCACGCCGCCAAGCGACTCCGCGACCGAAAACAGCTTGATGTCGGCCAGCATCCGCTTGGCCGCATCGAGTCCGCCCTTGATCTCGAAAGAAATCATGCCGCCAAACAGACGCATCTGGCGTTGCGCAATAGTCTTTTGTGGATACGAATCGAGCCCGGGGTAGATGACCCGCCGGACCTTGGGATGACTTTCCAGGTATTGCGCCAGCTGCATGGCACTCTCGCATTGCCGCTCCAGACGAATCGGCAGCGTCTTGACCCCGCGCATGGTCAACCAGGCATCAAACGGTCCCATGATGGCGCCGGCGGCATTCTGGCAGAACTTGAGCCGCTCAAAATACTTCTCGTTGTTGGTGATTACCGTGCCGCCGACCGTATCGGCATGGCCGCCGAGGTATTTCGTGGTCGAGTGCACGACGATGTCGGCACCCAAATCCAGCGGGCGCTGCAGGTACGGCGTGGCAAACGTGTTGTCGACGACGAGGATGAGATTCTTGCGGCTCGCCAGCGAGGCTACCGCGCGAATCTCGGTAATCTTCAGCAGCGGATTGGTCGGCGTCTCAATCCAGATCAGCTTGGTGTGCGGTTTGATGGCTGCTTCAATCCGATCGGTGTAAGAGCTGTCGACAAAGGTGAACTGCAGCCCGTAATCGGCATAGACGCGGTTAAAGAGTCGCGGCGTGCCGCCATACAAGTCATCAGAGGCAATCACGTGGTCACCGGCCTTGAGCAGCGTCATAACGTTGCCGATCGCCGCCATGCCGGAGGCGAAGCAGAGACCGTACTTGGCACCTTCCAGAGCGGCCAGGCAGTCCTCCAATGCCTTGCGGGTCGGATTGTTCGTCCGCGAGTACTCGAATCCCTTGTGGCCACCGATGCCTTCCTGGGCGTACGTCGATGTTTGGTAGATTGGAAAGGTCAGGGCGCCGGTGGTCGGGTCGGGAAACTGCCCGGCGTGGATCGCGTTGGTTTCGAAGCGGTGCTTGGTCGGATCGTAATCTTTCACATCAGGCTCCTGCAAGGTAATCAATGACATCAATCTTGGTCAAGATACCGACCAGCTTGCGATTATCAACCGCAAAGACGACGTCGGCGTTTTGCCTGGAAAACAGTTCCGCGAGCCGCGACACCGGCGTTTGGGGAGAAACCGTCTGGTAGTCATGCTCGATCGCGTCTTTGATCGGCTGTGAGGGCGAGTAGCGCCCGCTAACCAGCATGCTTAACAGGTCGTTTTCGCGGATCAGCCCCATCAACTCGTCACGATCCAGCACCGGCAGCTGCGAAATATCGTACTTCTTCATCTTATCGATGACATTGTGCACACTTTCGTCGGATTTGGCGGAGATGATCTCGCGGCCGCGCTTACGGTCGAGGATCTTTTGGACACTGCCGAGTTCGGGCCGCTCGTCGAGGAAACCGTAGTTCTTCATCCATTCGTCGTTAAACAGCTTCGACAAGTAACGTGTACCCGAGTCCGGGAGAATCACCACAACCCGCTTGCCGG from Candidatus Zixiibacteriota bacterium harbors:
- a CDS encoding DUF302 domain-containing protein; this translates as MYQSSYTFGVETSMTVAQARQKVEELLKEVGFGILTEIDVAATMKKKLDVSFRPYLILGACNPRIAHEAFQQELEIGSLLPCNVIVYQNDKGGANVAFMDPMAALGITGNSRLTAQAAKVTELLRSVAAKL
- a CDS encoding cystathionine gamma-synthase encodes the protein MSLITLQEPDVKDYDPTKHRFETNAIHAGQFPDPTTGALTFPIYQTSTYAQEGIGGHKGFEYSRTNNPTRKALEDCLAALEGAKYGLCFASGMAAIGNVMTLLKAGDHVIASDDLYGGTPRLFNRVYADYGLQFTFVDSSYTDRIEAAIKPHTKLIWIETPTNPLLKITEIRAVASLASRKNLILVVDNTFATPYLQRPLDLGADIVVHSTTKYLGGHADTVGGTVITNNEKYFERLKFCQNAAGAIMGPFDAWLTMRGVKTLPIRLERQCESAMQLAQYLESHPKVRRVIYPGLDSYPQKTIAQRQMRLFGGMISFEIKGGLDAAKRMLADIKLFSVAESLGGVESLIQHPAMMTHASVPKEVRDAVGITDGLIRVSVGLEAYEDLKQVLDDAFSRA